A single window of Acanthopagrus latus isolate v.2019 chromosome 1, fAcaLat1.1, whole genome shotgun sequence DNA harbors:
- the si:zfos-323e3.4 gene encoding volume-regulated anion channel subunit LRRC8C isoform X2: MVFMVASSFWFKFPGTSSKIELFVTILGKCFDSPWTTRALSEVSEERGEEKLVSWRRNTMSKDPADRQADEGETTVLLRSSSVKSNPEKKIPEPQSTASVLDKKEGEQAKALFEKVKKFRTHVEEADLLYLMYVLQTSLKVFKFLLVIIYSAVLVPNIEIVVRCYVPPELTGFDIYCCNHNKANIFSKLAYCYICFVGVYGLLCVYTLYWLFHRPLKAYSFEQVRLETGINDIPDVNNDFAFLLHLVDRYDALYSKRFAVFLSEVSESRLHQVNLNYEWTTKKLRTRLAKNTSNRLELHLLMLPGLPDTVFEIPEVQSLKLEQVKNVTIPASVAKLESLQELSLIYCPAKLQLPALNHLKAYLKVLHVSFESSEEVPMWMYTLHGLEELHLDGLITNDLSKSVTLESLRELRALRVLTLHSNLTKIPPSLVDVALQLQRLSICNEGVKLQAFSSLKKLTNIVSLELVGCELERIPSAVFSLNNLQELDLKENKLTTVEEILSLQHCRRLVTLRLWHNKITYIPDHISKLHSLETLDVSWNKLRKLPSRMFYCTKLRHLDVSHNQLTSVPAEVGILQGLQFFSAAFNSLETLPEELFSCKRLKTLALGNNCLPTLSSRVANLTQLVRLEIKGNRLESLPLEIWDCPLLTVSGLIVEDNLLELLPSDVRSRLTNT; the protein is encoded by the coding sequence ATGGTCTTCATGGTAGCAAGCAGCTTCTGGTTCAAGTTCCCAGGGACGTCTTCTAAAATTGAACTCTTTGTTACAATCCTTGGGAAGTGCTTTGATTCGCCCTGGACCACGAGGGCTCTGAGTGAGGTTtcggaggaaagaggagaggagaaactAGTTAGTTGGAGGAGGAACACCATGTCAAAAGACCCTGCAGATCGACAAGCAGATGAGGGCGAGACGACAGTGCTCCTTCGCTCCTCCTCTGTCAAGTCTAATCCAGAGAAGAAGATACCAGAGCCTCAATCAACCGCCTCCGTCTTGGATAAAAAGGAAGGCGAGCAGGCCAAAGCTTTGTTTGAAAAGGTGAAGAAGTTTAGAACTCACGTAGAGGAGGCGGACCTCTTGTATCTAATGTATGTGCTCCAAACATCGCTGAAAGTCTTCAAGTTCCTTTTAGTCATCATCTACAGTGCAGTTCTGGTACCGAACATTGAGATAGTTGTGCGCTGCTATGTTCCCCCTGAGCTGACCGGTTTTGACATCTATTGCTGCAACCACAACAAAGCCAATATTTTCTCCAAGCTCGCCTACTGTTACATCTGCTTTGTGGGAGTGTATGGACTTCTGTGCGTCTACACCCTCTACTGGCTGTTTCATAGGCCTCTGAAGGCGTACTCCTTCGAGCAGGTCAGACTGGAGACGGGTATCAACGACATACCAGATGTGAACAATGACTTTGCCTTCCTGTTGCACCTTGTAGATCGATACGATGCCCTTTACTCCAAAAGAtttgctgtgtttctctctgaggTCAGTGAGAGTCGTCTCCATCAGGTCAACCTCAACTATGAGTGGACCACCAAAAAGCTGCGCACCCGTCTTGCCAAGAACACCAGTAATCGCTTGGAGCTCCACCTCTTAATGTTGCCGGGGCTCCCTGACACAGTCTTTGAGATTCCTGAAGTGCAATCTCTCAAACTGGAACAGGTCAAAAATGTCACCATCCCGGCTAGTGTGGCAAAGCTTGAATCCCTTCAGGAGTTATCGCTGATCTACTGCCCAGCAAAGCTCCAGCTGCCAGCCCTGAACCACCTTAAGGCATATTTAAAAGTGCTGCATGTGTCTTTTGAAAGTTCAGAGGAGGTGCCCATGTGGATGTACACCCTACATGGCCTGGAGGAGTTACATCTGGATGGTCTTATAACCAACGACTTGTCTAAAAGCGTCACTCTGGAATCCCTCAGAGAGCTTCGAGCTCTGAGAGTCCTCACTCTCCACTCAAACCTCACTAAGATCCCGCCCAGTTTAGTGGACGTTGCACTGCAGCTTCAGCGGCTGAGCATCTGTAACGAAGGCGTCAAGCTCCAAGCTTTTAGCAGCCTGAAGAAGTTAACCAACATAGTCTCGCTGGAGTTGGTGGGCTGCGAGCTGGAGCGCATCCCGAGCGCCGTCTTCAGCCTGAACAATCTGCAGGAGCTGGACCTGAAGGAGAACAAACTCACCACTGTGGAGGAGATTCTGAGCTTACAGCACTGCCGCCGTTTAGTGACTCTCCGACTGTGGCACAACAAAATCACGTACATCCCTGATCACATCAGTAAGCTGCACTCCCTCGAGACGCTGGACGTCAGCTGGAACAAGCTACGAAAGCTTCCCTCTCGGATGTTTTATTGCACCAAACTCAGACATCTCGATGTCTCTCACAACCAGCTCACCTCTGTTCCTGCTGAGGTGGGCATCCTGCAGGGTCTCCAGTTCTTCTCTGCTGCATTCAACTCCTTAGAGACGCTGCCAGAGGAGCTGTTCTCCTGTAAGAGGCTAAAGACTTTAGCTCTCGGAAACAACTGCTTGCCTACTCTTAGCTCCAGAGTGGCCAACCTGACCCAGCTGGTCAGGCTGGAGATTAAAGGGAACCGTCTAGAGTCTCTACCGCTGGAGATATGGGACTGTCCCCTGCTGACTGTCAGTGGACTCATAGTAGAAGACAACCTGCTGGAACTGCTGCCATCAGATGTACGAAGCAGGCTGACTAACACCTGA
- the si:zfos-323e3.4 gene encoding volume-regulated anion channel subunit LRRC8C isoform X1: MIPVGEFRNLGTEQNSKFRVLKPWWDVFSEYLCIAMLMIGVFGCTLQLTQDKIACLPSHFTSPTPEAIDCSHIRSYRENETSQQTLVKPVNPIIQEVIGRKNNLDIHQYVFVNHYCYERFVHWYAKFFPYLVVIHTMVFMVASSFWFKFPGTSSKIELFVTILGKCFDSPWTTRALSEVSEERGEEKLVSWRRNTMSKDPADRQADEGETTVLLRSSSVKSNPEKKIPEPQSTASVLDKKEGEQAKALFEKVKKFRTHVEEADLLYLMYVLQTSLKVFKFLLVIIYSAVLVPNIEIVVRCYVPPELTGFDIYCCNHNKANIFSKLAYCYICFVGVYGLLCVYTLYWLFHRPLKAYSFEQVRLETGINDIPDVNNDFAFLLHLVDRYDALYSKRFAVFLSEVSESRLHQVNLNYEWTTKKLRTRLAKNTSNRLELHLLMLPGLPDTVFEIPEVQSLKLEQVKNVTIPASVAKLESLQELSLIYCPAKLQLPALNHLKAYLKVLHVSFESSEEVPMWMYTLHGLEELHLDGLITNDLSKSVTLESLRELRALRVLTLHSNLTKIPPSLVDVALQLQRLSICNEGVKLQAFSSLKKLTNIVSLELVGCELERIPSAVFSLNNLQELDLKENKLTTVEEILSLQHCRRLVTLRLWHNKITYIPDHISKLHSLETLDVSWNKLRKLPSRMFYCTKLRHLDVSHNQLTSVPAEVGILQGLQFFSAAFNSLETLPEELFSCKRLKTLALGNNCLPTLSSRVANLTQLVRLEIKGNRLESLPLEIWDCPLLTVSGLIVEDNLLELLPSDVRSRLTNT; this comes from the coding sequence CTCACCCAGGACAAGATTGCATGCCTGCCCAGCCACTTCACCAGCCCGACACCTGAGGCAATCGACTGCAGCCACATCCGGTCCTACAGGGAAAATGAAACGTCACAGCAGACACTGGTCAAGCCTGTGAACCCCATCATCCAGGAGGTGATCGGTCGCAAGAACAACCTGGACATCCACCAATATGTGTTTGTCAACCACTATTGCTACGAAAGGTTTGTCCACTGGTATGCAAAGTTCTTCCCATACCTCGTTGTGATCCACACAATGGTCTTCATGGTAGCAAGCAGCTTCTGGTTCAAGTTCCCAGGGACGTCTTCTAAAATTGAACTCTTTGTTACAATCCTTGGGAAGTGCTTTGATTCGCCCTGGACCACGAGGGCTCTGAGTGAGGTTtcggaggaaagaggagaggagaaactAGTTAGTTGGAGGAGGAACACCATGTCAAAAGACCCTGCAGATCGACAAGCAGATGAGGGCGAGACGACAGTGCTCCTTCGCTCCTCCTCTGTCAAGTCTAATCCAGAGAAGAAGATACCAGAGCCTCAATCAACCGCCTCCGTCTTGGATAAAAAGGAAGGCGAGCAGGCCAAAGCTTTGTTTGAAAAGGTGAAGAAGTTTAGAACTCACGTAGAGGAGGCGGACCTCTTGTATCTAATGTATGTGCTCCAAACATCGCTGAAAGTCTTCAAGTTCCTTTTAGTCATCATCTACAGTGCAGTTCTGGTACCGAACATTGAGATAGTTGTGCGCTGCTATGTTCCCCCTGAGCTGACCGGTTTTGACATCTATTGCTGCAACCACAACAAAGCCAATATTTTCTCCAAGCTCGCCTACTGTTACATCTGCTTTGTGGGAGTGTATGGACTTCTGTGCGTCTACACCCTCTACTGGCTGTTTCATAGGCCTCTGAAGGCGTACTCCTTCGAGCAGGTCAGACTGGAGACGGGTATCAACGACATACCAGATGTGAACAATGACTTTGCCTTCCTGTTGCACCTTGTAGATCGATACGATGCCCTTTACTCCAAAAGAtttgctgtgtttctctctgaggTCAGTGAGAGTCGTCTCCATCAGGTCAACCTCAACTATGAGTGGACCACCAAAAAGCTGCGCACCCGTCTTGCCAAGAACACCAGTAATCGCTTGGAGCTCCACCTCTTAATGTTGCCGGGGCTCCCTGACACAGTCTTTGAGATTCCTGAAGTGCAATCTCTCAAACTGGAACAGGTCAAAAATGTCACCATCCCGGCTAGTGTGGCAAAGCTTGAATCCCTTCAGGAGTTATCGCTGATCTACTGCCCAGCAAAGCTCCAGCTGCCAGCCCTGAACCACCTTAAGGCATATTTAAAAGTGCTGCATGTGTCTTTTGAAAGTTCAGAGGAGGTGCCCATGTGGATGTACACCCTACATGGCCTGGAGGAGTTACATCTGGATGGTCTTATAACCAACGACTTGTCTAAAAGCGTCACTCTGGAATCCCTCAGAGAGCTTCGAGCTCTGAGAGTCCTCACTCTCCACTCAAACCTCACTAAGATCCCGCCCAGTTTAGTGGACGTTGCACTGCAGCTTCAGCGGCTGAGCATCTGTAACGAAGGCGTCAAGCTCCAAGCTTTTAGCAGCCTGAAGAAGTTAACCAACATAGTCTCGCTGGAGTTGGTGGGCTGCGAGCTGGAGCGCATCCCGAGCGCCGTCTTCAGCCTGAACAATCTGCAGGAGCTGGACCTGAAGGAGAACAAACTCACCACTGTGGAGGAGATTCTGAGCTTACAGCACTGCCGCCGTTTAGTGACTCTCCGACTGTGGCACAACAAAATCACGTACATCCCTGATCACATCAGTAAGCTGCACTCCCTCGAGACGCTGGACGTCAGCTGGAACAAGCTACGAAAGCTTCCCTCTCGGATGTTTTATTGCACCAAACTCAGACATCTCGATGTCTCTCACAACCAGCTCACCTCTGTTCCTGCTGAGGTGGGCATCCTGCAGGGTCTCCAGTTCTTCTCTGCTGCATTCAACTCCTTAGAGACGCTGCCAGAGGAGCTGTTCTCCTGTAAGAGGCTAAAGACTTTAGCTCTCGGAAACAACTGCTTGCCTACTCTTAGCTCCAGAGTGGCCAACCTGACCCAGCTGGTCAGGCTGGAGATTAAAGGGAACCGTCTAGAGTCTCTACCGCTGGAGATATGGGACTGTCCCCTGCTGACTGTCAGTGGACTCATAGTAGAAGACAACCTGCTGGAACTGCTGCCATCAGATGTACGAAGCAGGCTGACTAACACCTGA